The Polyangiaceae bacterium genome includes a region encoding these proteins:
- a CDS encoding DUF481 domain-containing protein has protein sequence MITPRKKAIGRSLVVLGLAFARPAAAQVNVEPMRAKLEDDGLGGSVDARFAGRLGNSEGLTAGGDALIGGRSEPHFGFLALNGDYSRLNGSVQLARYFAHARYNFTLATRWWWEVFAQVEHDRFRRLTFRKLLGTGPRFALMQGEPLAAYLGTAYMLESETLDVQAGSGDDSAPLAHRSSSYLSLLAQPDDRVTLVSTTYFQPRFDEPSDYRVLSVTAAKFAISKLLTAGLTFTLRYDSEPPTGVQRTDAELNNTLGLVF, from the coding sequence ATGATCACGCCTCGAAAGAAGGCGATCGGTCGTTCGTTGGTCGTCCTGGGCCTTGCCTTTGCCAGGCCCGCCGCCGCCCAAGTCAACGTCGAGCCGATGCGCGCCAAGCTAGAGGACGACGGCTTGGGCGGCAGCGTCGATGCGCGCTTCGCCGGCCGGCTCGGCAACAGCGAGGGGCTCACCGCCGGCGGAGACGCCTTGATCGGAGGGCGGAGCGAGCCGCACTTCGGCTTCCTCGCCCTGAACGGCGACTATTCGCGGCTGAACGGCAGCGTCCAGCTCGCACGCTACTTCGCCCACGCTCGTTACAACTTCACGCTCGCCACCCGCTGGTGGTGGGAGGTCTTCGCCCAGGTAGAGCACGATCGCTTCCGCCGCCTCACCTTCCGCAAGCTATTGGGGACCGGGCCCCGCTTCGCCCTCATGCAGGGCGAGCCCCTCGCCGCCTACCTGGGCACTGCCTACATGCTCGAGTCGGAAACCCTGGACGTGCAAGCCGGCTCCGGCGACGACAGCGCTCCCCTCGCCCACCGCTCCAGCAGCTACCTCTCGCTCTTGGCCCAACCCGACGACCGCGTGACGCTGGTCTCCACCACCTACTTCCAGCCGCGCTTCGACGAGCCGTCGGACTACCGAGTGCTCAGCGTCACCGCGGCGAAGTTCGCCATTTCCAAGCTGCTCACCGCCGGCCTCACCTTCACCCTCCGCTACGACAGCGAGCCCCCCACCGGCGTCCAGCGCACCGACGCCGAGCTGAACAACACCCTGGGCCTCGTGTTCTGA